The Citrifermentans bemidjiense Bem genome window below encodes:
- the gspF gene encoding type II secretion system inner membrane protein GspF, with the protein MPTFRYSAFNQKGTEVSGTVDAAGETEARLQLKQKGLYAKEIAPAVEGGKRKLFSSGVSVPDLSLATRRLATLLGSAVPVYEAVATLWEQEAPGELKKVLGRVRDRLAEGQGLAQSMAAEPAVFSESYIGMVAAGEASGALEVVLERLAEFQEDQAEVRSRVITALIYPAIMVVVGTAVMLVLLGFVVPKISAVFETNKATLPMVTIILIKASALVRKGWWLLLAAAFALWTGYKRLIKSEELVRKRDRLILKLPVAGQLWQRLVLSRFAKVLGLLLQSGVPIIKAMDITGEAVVNREYKAFLAEARESLMQGGSLSASLKASPLFPPLLTHMTAVGEKSGELDGMLIKAGDAFQKEFNATVTRSMAMLEPLLILGMGLTIGFMVIAVLLPIMQLNQLVK; encoded by the coding sequence ATGCCGACCTTTCGCTATAGCGCCTTCAACCAGAAAGGGACCGAGGTCTCCGGGACCGTGGATGCGGCCGGCGAAACCGAGGCGCGGCTGCAACTGAAGCAGAAGGGGCTCTACGCCAAGGAGATCGCCCCCGCCGTCGAAGGTGGGAAGCGGAAGCTCTTCAGCTCCGGCGTCAGCGTTCCCGACCTCTCGCTCGCAACCCGAAGGCTGGCGACCCTACTTGGTAGCGCCGTCCCGGTTTACGAGGCGGTGGCGACGCTTTGGGAGCAGGAAGCGCCGGGCGAACTGAAAAAGGTATTAGGGCGAGTGCGGGACCGGCTTGCCGAGGGGCAGGGGCTGGCGCAATCGATGGCCGCCGAGCCAGCCGTTTTCTCCGAGAGCTACATCGGCATGGTCGCGGCCGGCGAGGCAAGCGGCGCGCTGGAAGTGGTGCTGGAGCGGCTGGCCGAGTTCCAGGAGGATCAGGCCGAAGTGAGGAGCCGGGTCATCACCGCGCTCATCTACCCCGCCATCATGGTGGTGGTGGGGACGGCGGTCATGCTGGTGCTCCTGGGGTTCGTTGTCCCCAAGATATCCGCCGTCTTCGAGACCAACAAGGCGACCCTTCCCATGGTGACCATCATCCTCATCAAGGCGAGCGCCCTGGTGAGGAAGGGGTGGTGGCTCCTTTTGGCCGCGGCGTTCGCACTCTGGACCGGGTACAAGCGGCTGATCAAGAGCGAGGAACTGGTGCGAAAGCGCGACCGCCTGATTTTGAAGCTCCCCGTGGCGGGGCAGCTCTGGCAGCGCCTGGTGCTGTCGCGTTTCGCCAAGGTGCTGGGGCTGTTGCTGCAAAGCGGGGTCCCCATCATCAAGGCGATGGACATAACCGGCGAGGCGGTGGTGAACCGGGAGTACAAGGCGTTTCTGGCCGAGGCCAGGGAGAGCCTGATGCAGGGGGGGAGCCTCTCGGCGTCGCTCAAGGCGAGTCCGCTCTTCCCGCCGCTTTTGACCCACATGACCGCGGTGGGAGAGAAGAGCGGCGAGCTGGACGGGATGCTGATTAAGGCCGGCGACGCCTTCCAGAAGGAATTCAACGCCACCGTGACCAGGTCCATGGCGATGCTGGAGCCGCTCCTCATATTGGGAATGGGGCTCACCATAGGCTTCATGGTCATAGCGGTGCTGCTCCCCATCATGCAGCTCAATCAGCTGGTCAAATGA
- the gspE gene encoding type II secretion system ATPase GspE yields MAESLDIEEIATRLGLPYQAEIDDSKVDGALVNRVPLNFARNNLLLPLHEEDGSIVAASADPANLLALDEMAGLFSQPVSVVAVPRPALLDAVNRLYSRLSGSAQEVVEELEGEELSTLATTFNEPRDLMELTDEAPVIRLLNSILFQAVKERASDIHIEPFERELEVRFRIDGLLYKMLSPPKVIQEALTSRVKIMSGLNIAEKRLPQDGRIRVKVAGRDVDIRVSLIPTFFGERVVLRLLDKQRGVLSLKEIGLSDGNDRLMDRLLSRTSGIILVTGPTGSGKTTTLYAALSQINSPEKNIITVEDPIEYQLKGVGQIQVNPKIELTFAAGLRSILRQDPDIVMIGEIRDAETAEIAMQASLTGHLVLSTLHTNDAATAVTRLIDMGIEPFMVASSLSAVLAQRLVRVICPHCKESYVPDRSYPGVELPPLLYRGRGCEKCFNLGTIGRVGIYELLPIDAELCSMIIRQASSGAIKEYAVSKGMRTLREDGLAKAAQGITTIEEVLRVTQDDYADLSL; encoded by the coding sequence ATGGCAGAAAGCTTAGACATAGAAGAAATAGCGACACGGCTCGGCCTTCCCTACCAGGCCGAGATCGACGACTCCAAGGTAGACGGGGCGCTGGTGAACCGGGTCCCGCTCAACTTCGCTCGCAACAACCTGCTGCTCCCGCTGCACGAGGAGGACGGCTCCATCGTCGCCGCCAGCGCCGATCCGGCGAACCTCCTGGCGCTGGACGAGATGGCCGGGCTTTTCTCGCAGCCGGTCTCCGTGGTCGCAGTCCCGCGCCCGGCTCTTCTGGATGCGGTGAACCGCCTCTACTCCCGCCTCTCCGGCTCCGCCCAGGAGGTGGTCGAGGAACTCGAAGGGGAAGAGCTCTCCACCCTCGCCACCACCTTCAACGAACCGCGCGACCTGATGGAGCTGACCGACGAGGCGCCGGTGATCCGGCTTCTGAACTCGATCCTGTTCCAGGCGGTTAAGGAGCGCGCGAGCGACATCCACATCGAGCCCTTCGAGCGCGAGCTCGAGGTCCGCTTCCGGATCGACGGCCTTTTGTACAAGATGCTCTCCCCCCCCAAGGTGATCCAGGAGGCGCTCACCTCCCGCGTCAAGATCATGTCCGGGCTCAACATCGCCGAGAAGAGGCTGCCGCAGGACGGGCGCATCAGGGTCAAGGTGGCCGGGCGCGACGTCGACATACGCGTCTCGCTCATCCCCACCTTCTTCGGGGAGCGCGTGGTATTGAGGCTTTTGGACAAGCAGCGCGGCGTCCTCTCACTCAAAGAGATCGGCCTCTCCGACGGCAACGACCGGCTGATGGACCGGCTCTTGTCGAGAACCAGCGGCATCATCCTGGTGACGGGACCTACCGGCAGCGGCAAGACCACAACGCTCTACGCGGCCCTCTCCCAGATCAACTCGCCGGAGAAGAACATCATCACCGTCGAGGACCCGATCGAGTACCAGTTGAAGGGTGTGGGGCAGATCCAAGTCAACCCGAAGATCGAACTCACCTTCGCCGCGGGGCTTCGCTCCATCCTCAGGCAGGACCCGGACATCGTCATGATCGGCGAGATCCGCGACGCCGAGACCGCCGAGATCGCCATGCAGGCCTCGCTCACCGGCCACCTGGTCCTCTCGACGCTGCACACAAACGACGCCGCCACCGCGGTGACCCGCCTGATCGACATGGGGATCGAGCCGTTCATGGTCGCCTCTTCGCTCTCCGCGGTACTCGCGCAGCGGCTGGTCCGCGTCATCTGCCCGCACTGCAAGGAATCCTATGTCCCGGACAGAAGCTACCCCGGCGTCGAACTCCCGCCGCTTCTGTACCGCGGCCGCGGCTGCGAGAAGTGCTTCAACCTTGGGACCATCGGGCGGGTCGGCATCTACGAACTTCTCCCCATCGACGCCGAACTCTGCTCCATGATCATCCGGCAGGCCTCCTCCGGCGCCATCAAGGAATACGCCGTCTCCAAGGGGATGCGCACCCTGCGCGAGGACGGCCTCGCCAAGGCAGCCCAGGGGATCACCACCATCGAGGAGGTCCTGAGGGTGACTCAGGACGACTATGCCGACCTTTCGCTATAG